A stretch of the Bacillus sp. B-jedd genome encodes the following:
- a CDS encoding ABC transporter permease: protein MFTIYREMWMRRKMVHTLALQEIKREYAGTLLGSLWGLVNPLMRIAVFWFVFNIGARAGKPIGNISYFEWLSVGMVGWFLLNDGFRLAKNSFRSKRHIIKNTPFPIAILPAVQILFSFYTHLILLLVIMVVLAISLNGASAYWLQLIYYDFAALMLLMGIGTVTAPLVAVSKDFGRFLDTILIFLFWMTPVFWQISNLGKWAYVVKLNPFHYIVQGYRESLLFHKGFWEHPAYSLYFWVVVFILFIAGNYLYKRLKPIFLDIM from the coding sequence ATGTTTACCATTTATAGAGAAATGTGGATGCGGCGAAAAATGGTCCACACGCTTGCACTCCAAGAAATAAAACGGGAGTATGCAGGCACACTCCTCGGCTCACTTTGGGGCCTTGTCAATCCGTTAATGAGGATTGCGGTCTTTTGGTTTGTGTTTAATATTGGGGCCAGAGCAGGAAAGCCAATTGGAAATATATCTTATTTTGAATGGCTGTCTGTCGGGATGGTCGGCTGGTTTTTGCTTAATGATGGATTCCGTCTCGCAAAAAACTCATTTAGGAGCAAGAGGCATATTATCAAGAACACCCCCTTTCCTATCGCGATTTTGCCGGCGGTCCAGATTTTGTTTTCCTTTTATACCCATCTCATTCTTTTATTAGTCATTATGGTGGTATTGGCCATTTCTTTAAATGGAGCATCCGCCTATTGGCTTCAGCTTATTTATTATGACTTTGCCGCTCTCATGCTCTTAATGGGAATTGGAACGGTAACCGCACCATTGGTTGCGGTGAGCAAGGATTTCGGGCGGTTCCTGGATACTATATTAATTTTCCTTTTCTGGATGACCCCTGTCTTCTGGCAAATCAGCAACCTTGGAAAATGGGCCTATGTGGTCAAATTAAACCCGTTCCATTACATCGTTCAGGGGTATCGTGAGTCTCTTCTCTTCCATAAGGGATTCTGGGAACATCCTGCTTACTCACTTTATTTTTGGGTTGTTGTATTTATCCTGTTCATCGCAGGAAATTACCTTTATAAAAGATTGAAGCCTATTTTTCTTGATATTATGTAA
- a CDS encoding ABC transporter ATP-binding protein: MDYAVSVKDITKKYKLYEDKWGPLKEIITKKRLHKEFLALKDVSLDFPKGEAIGVLGKNGSGKSTLLKIITGIADPTAGSIDVNGSLVFLDVSSGIDPELTGYDNIFMKGILLGYTKEDMLKKVDDIIEFSELGDYIHQPVKNYSSGMRAKLGFAISVNVDPDILIVDEALAVGDAMFREKCMRKMNTFKDQGKTIIFVSHDKNSVESFCSKAAWIHQGELITYGDSKQVGFVYNEFMSGRKSLEAIRSEIKFSHSIEDVQYKVDGNGLAVDISGYLYSQSGSSETSFELAIRDEHSGEEITVPIIRIPYKGTPGIPEDAGFKASVTEKDFPGFFTPGKFSFSARYKNEQGDWEEFRFWANQADVTCIDDLSSSQPSPFLYKLAAESNQLKLSIENHDKVQQQVNNIKISGNTVIVEGVAFVRGYETEKASDVEMMFELIHKNTFTKVIIPAEVGFTEEITENISFNPQGKLYNYSKFTVGIDVASLDPGIYECKMIFRMKKYPFHTMKNLVWASKQEEYPSAPETIGGREVEIQTATKYLQIKTI, translated from the coding sequence ATGGACTACGCGGTGAGCGTTAAAGATATTACCAAAAAGTATAAGTTATATGAAGATAAGTGGGGCCCGTTAAAAGAAATCATTACAAAAAAACGGCTCCATAAAGAATTCCTTGCCCTTAAGGATGTTTCTCTTGATTTTCCAAAAGGAGAAGCCATCGGGGTCCTTGGAAAAAATGGTTCCGGAAAATCCACCCTCTTAAAAATTATTACAGGAATAGCCGACCCAACAGCCGGCTCGATAGATGTAAACGGCTCTCTTGTCTTTCTTGATGTCAGCTCCGGTATTGACCCTGAATTGACGGGGTATGACAATATATTCATGAAGGGCATCCTGCTGGGCTATACAAAGGAAGATATGCTCAAGAAGGTGGATGATATTATTGAGTTTTCCGAACTCGGTGATTACATCCATCAGCCTGTCAAAAATTACTCCTCAGGGATGAGGGCTAAACTTGGCTTTGCTATCTCAGTAAATGTCGACCCTGATATACTTATCGTTGATGAAGCACTTGCTGTCGGAGATGCAATGTTCAGGGAAAAGTGCATGAGAAAAATGAACACCTTTAAGGATCAGGGGAAAACGATTATTTTTGTCAGCCATGATAAAAACTCAGTTGAATCATTTTGCTCAAAAGCTGCCTGGATCCATCAGGGGGAATTAATCACTTATGGAGATTCGAAGCAGGTTGGCTTTGTATATAATGAATTCATGAGCGGGCGGAAAAGCCTTGAAGCTATCAGATCCGAAATTAAATTTTCACACTCTATTGAAGATGTTCAATATAAAGTTGACGGTAATGGTTTGGCCGTTGATATTTCAGGCTATCTTTATAGTCAATCCGGAAGCAGTGAAACAAGTTTTGAACTTGCCATCAGAGATGAGCATTCAGGTGAAGAGATAACAGTCCCAATTATTCGGATTCCTTATAAAGGAACACCCGGAATACCTGAAGATGCCGGGTTTAAAGCATCAGTGACAGAAAAGGATTTTCCAGGTTTCTTCACCCCGGGAAAGTTCAGCTTTTCAGCCCGATACAAAAATGAACAAGGCGACTGGGAAGAATTCCGCTTTTGGGCCAATCAAGCGGATGTTACCTGTATCGATGATCTGTCTTCCAGCCAGCCGAGTCCATTTCTATATAAACTGGCAGCTGAATCCAACCAATTAAAATTGTCTATCGAGAACCATGATAAAGTCCAGCAGCAGGTAAACAATATTAAGATTTCCGGAAACACAGTCATTGTGGAAGGTGTCGCTTTTGTTCGAGGATATGAAACGGAAAAAGCCAGCGATGTGGAAATGATGTTTGAACTAATCCATAAGAATACTTTTACTAAAGTAATCATCCCAGCAGAAGTTGGATTTACAGAAGAAATCACTGAAAATATTTCCTTTAATCCACAAGGCAAGTTATATAATTATTCAAAATTTACAGTCGGTATAGATGTTGCCAGCCTCGACCCTGGTATCTATGAGTGCAAGATGATTTTCCGTATGAAAAAGTATCCGTTCCATACTATGAAAAATTTAGTTTGGGCTTCCAAACAGGAGGAATATCCATCTGCCCCCGAAACGATTGGCGGGCGTGAGGTGGAAATTCAAACTGCAACGAAGTATTTACAGATAAAAACTATTTGA
- a CDS encoding glycosyltransferase encodes MQRKNIVFVLNEYNGHGGAQRVASILAHEFIQDGHRVAVLSINEQKNAQSYFSKEIPIHVLHKDGYRAPLPKQLSANLKALKFRTIAGELKRRNQLIKRRKDVQSFFSQYGEEEVFVIVVQVWGMQWIEPILSRPNIKVIGQSHESYLASKNSHRYKRLLRYYRQVSKFLLLTQKDAEHFISKDFTNTGVMYNPSPFRESNDPSILYGNKTIVSMGRLVEDKGFDVLIESFARVAKDLPDWKLHIYGDGPAKRFLSSLISILGMEGRIELKGQTSNVQDALSSSSFFVLSSKAEGLPMSLIEAQSCGLPCISTDCAPGIREIITEYSDGFISPIGDVPLLSRQIRRLALNPELFRSFSTHAYESSLRFEKKEIIAQWYKLFNELGGEEE; translated from the coding sequence ATGCAAAGAAAAAATATAGTATTTGTATTAAATGAATATAACGGTCACGGAGGCGCCCAGCGTGTAGCATCCATATTGGCACACGAGTTTATTCAAGACGGCCACCGTGTGGCTGTTTTGAGTATAAATGAGCAAAAGAATGCCCAAAGTTATTTTTCAAAAGAAATCCCAATACACGTCCTTCACAAAGACGGTTACCGGGCTCCGCTGCCCAAGCAGCTTTCGGCAAATTTAAAAGCGTTGAAATTCAGAACAATTGCCGGAGAGCTAAAAAGGCGGAACCAATTAATCAAACGACGCAAGGATGTACAATCTTTTTTTTCACAATATGGAGAAGAAGAAGTCTTTGTAATTGTCGTTCAGGTATGGGGCATGCAGTGGATTGAACCGATTCTTTCCAGGCCTAACATTAAAGTGATTGGCCAAAGCCACGAAAGCTATCTTGCCTCCAAAAATTCGCACCGATATAAGCGGCTGCTTCGTTATTACAGGCAAGTTTCAAAATTCCTTCTCCTTACCCAGAAGGATGCAGAGCATTTTATCAGCAAGGATTTTACAAATACAGGTGTCATGTATAACCCTTCCCCTTTCCGGGAAAGCAATGACCCTTCTATTCTGTATGGGAACAAAACAATTGTGTCAATGGGCAGGCTCGTTGAAGACAAAGGGTTTGATGTTTTAATCGAATCTTTCGCCAGGGTTGCGAAAGATTTGCCTGACTGGAAACTCCATATTTATGGAGATGGCCCGGCAAAAAGGTTTTTATCATCTTTGATTTCAATTCTGGGCATGGAGGGAAGAATTGAGTTAAAGGGACAAACAAGTAATGTCCAGGATGCCCTATCTTCCTCCAGCTTCTTTGTCCTTTCCTCAAAAGCCGAGGGGCTGCCGATGTCCCTGATCGAGGCACAGTCGTGTGGGCTTCCATGCATTTCAACAGACTGCGCACCCGGTATTAGGGAAATCATTACAGAATACTCGGATGGTTTCATTTCTCCTATCGGCGATGTTCCCTTGCTTTCGAGACAGATACGCAGACTGGCCCTGAACCCCGAATTATTCAGGTCATTCAGTACACACGCTTACGAAAGCAGTTTAAGATTTGAAAAAAAAGAAATTATTGCTCAATGGTATAAATTATTTAATGAACTGGGAGGCGAGGAAGAGTGA
- a CDS encoding bifunctional glycosyltransferase/CDP-glycerol:glycerophosphate glycerophosphotransferase, whose translation MTDNKSPILSVVVIAYNNELYIEEALESLEEQTLSNMEVVVVNDASTDRTGEIIDRFIEGKQQFKAIHLSKNSGGCSTPRNTGIANSTGKYLMFLDGDDWYTVNACEKMVAAAERTNSDFVAGQVIRTNNYEIWYHKQIYSQERTHINVREFNVLLFDSLSVNKIYKRSFLDQHGLRFPEGIHYEDIVFTGKAYFLAKSVSIIPEPVYYWRVVEDAAVKSITNRRFDFDNFKNRITAHRMFDKFLKENGFGLYQGVKNNKFLRHDLKLYTNDYLLYDEEYKEKFHQLIHEYMHEVMDEYSFIQLQEKDRILYFLLYINDREAFEDYKKYINGLQVENDRIYTFGGRYYFKPSFPDRLQEKFLEIENPELQFEIRDLQLSKVAFSFEAEVKMPALIGEEPPSSWLLRNRHTHHEIASIPVGNRVSLDLRDVEPGNYYLFLQVHHEGNLIERVVKKPAIPEFVTIKTEDTRFSRVLFVNHKNSFAIKVLPLKKFDQIKWIFQKRKAVIPISKLGKIKGRITNSIKQRFRKLSLKENWVVFESHMGKQYSDSPKYLYEELLRTGRKYTYIWSLEEPDAVDIPGPAIKVQRNSLKHFYYLARAKYWIDNQGIAHLLKKKKGQVYVQTWHGTPLKRMGYDQKALPSPTELSRLSRQTNAWNYFVSPNPYSTAIFRRAFRYGGEILETGYPRNDILISKPEQTIEKVKRQLGIDQGKRILLFAPTFRDWDSNSFQKTLKNIQELSNTVGENTVILLRLHYLLSSMVSQHELPDNILNASTYQDIQELFLISDMLITDYSSVMFDYALLKRPIILYCYDLDEYVSRRGTYFNLAEKAPGPLCTSIDEVIAFINEPEKLTAYHEALERFASEFGSLEDGHASSKVIKKVFG comes from the coding sequence ATGACTGATAATAAATCCCCCATCCTCTCAGTCGTTGTAATCGCATATAACAACGAGCTTTATATCGAAGAGGCATTGGAATCATTAGAGGAGCAGACACTCTCCAATATGGAGGTGGTTGTCGTAAACGATGCTTCAACAGACCGGACCGGTGAGATTATTGACCGTTTTATCGAAGGCAAGCAGCAATTCAAGGCAATTCACCTCAGCAAGAATAGCGGAGGCTGCAGCACTCCAAGAAATACGGGTATTGCCAATTCAACAGGTAAATATCTCATGTTCCTGGATGGCGATGACTGGTATACAGTCAACGCTTGTGAAAAAATGGTTGCCGCGGCTGAACGGACAAACTCCGACTTTGTGGCGGGACAGGTCATCCGGACCAATAATTATGAAATCTGGTACCATAAACAAATATATTCACAAGAACGGACACACATTAATGTCCGGGAATTCAATGTTTTATTATTTGACAGTCTCTCTGTAAATAAAATCTATAAGCGGTCCTTTCTCGACCAACATGGATTAAGATTTCCCGAGGGCATCCACTATGAAGATATTGTGTTCACCGGGAAAGCCTATTTCCTTGCAAAATCTGTCAGCATCATTCCAGAGCCTGTATATTATTGGCGTGTTGTAGAGGATGCTGCAGTCAAATCAATTACAAACAGGCGCTTTGACTTTGATAACTTCAAAAACCGGATTACCGCTCACCGTATGTTTGACAAGTTTCTGAAAGAAAATGGTTTCGGCCTCTATCAGGGGGTAAAAAATAATAAATTCCTCCGCCATGACCTGAAGCTATACACAAATGACTATCTGCTTTACGATGAAGAATACAAAGAAAAGTTCCATCAACTGATTCATGAATATATGCATGAAGTCATGGATGAATATTCTTTTATTCAGTTACAGGAGAAAGACCGGATCCTCTATTTCCTTCTTTATATCAATGACCGGGAAGCGTTCGAGGATTACAAAAAATATATCAATGGCCTTCAAGTTGAAAACGACAGAATTTATACATTCGGCGGCCGATATTATTTCAAACCCTCTTTTCCGGACAGGTTACAGGAAAAATTTTTGGAGATCGAAAATCCGGAATTGCAATTTGAAATTAGAGACCTTCAATTATCAAAGGTTGCTTTTTCCTTCGAGGCTGAAGTGAAGATGCCTGCCCTTATAGGCGAGGAACCTCCCTCTTCATGGCTACTAAGAAACAGGCATACTCATCATGAAATTGCTTCCATTCCTGTAGGGAATCGGGTGTCTCTGGACCTTCGGGATGTTGAGCCTGGGAACTATTATCTCTTTTTACAAGTACACCATGAAGGTAACTTGATTGAAAGAGTCGTAAAAAAGCCTGCTATCCCGGAATTTGTTACGATTAAGACCGAAGATACCCGTTTTTCAAGGGTACTATTTGTAAACCATAAAAATTCATTCGCTATTAAAGTGCTTCCCTTGAAGAAATTCGACCAGATCAAATGGATATTTCAAAAAAGGAAAGCTGTCATTCCAATTTCGAAGCTAGGTAAAATAAAAGGAAGAATCACGAACTCAATTAAGCAAAGGTTTAGGAAATTGTCCCTGAAGGAAAACTGGGTTGTCTTTGAAAGCCATATGGGAAAGCAATATAGCGACAGTCCAAAATATTTATACGAAGAGCTACTTCGTACCGGAAGGAAATATACTTACATTTGGTCTCTCGAAGAACCGGATGCCGTTGACATTCCCGGACCTGCAATAAAGGTTCAGCGTAACAGCCTGAAGCATTTCTATTATCTGGCACGCGCTAAGTATTGGATTGATAATCAGGGCATCGCCCACCTGCTCAAAAAGAAAAAAGGCCAGGTGTACGTTCAGACTTGGCACGGGACCCCCCTTAAACGGATGGGGTATGATCAAAAAGCCCTTCCGAGCCCTACTGAGCTTTCAAGGCTCAGTCGTCAAACAAACGCTTGGAATTACTTTGTTTCACCAAATCCTTACAGTACTGCTATATTCAGAAGAGCGTTCAGGTATGGGGGAGAAATACTTGAAACAGGGTACCCAAGGAATGATATTCTAATCAGCAAGCCAGAACAGACTATCGAAAAAGTAAAGAGGCAGTTAGGGATTGACCAAGGAAAGAGGATACTTTTATTCGCTCCAACATTCCGCGACTGGGATTCTAATTCGTTCCAGAAAACGCTTAAGAATATACAGGAGCTAAGCAATACTGTTGGTGAAAATACAGTCATTCTGCTCCGGCTTCATTACCTTTTGTCTTCGATGGTCTCCCAGCATGAATTACCAGACAATATCCTGAATGCTTCAACGTATCAGGATATACAGGAGCTCTTTTTGATCTCTGATATGCTGATCACCGATTATTCTTCTGTCATGTTTGATTATGCGCTTTTGAAACGTCCAATCATTTTGTACTGTTACGACTTGGATGAGTATGTGTCAAGGCGGGGAACTTACTTTAACCTTGCCGAAAAGGCTCCTGGACCTCTTTGTACGTCCATTGATGAGGTCATTGCTTTTATAAATGAACCTGAGAAGCTAACCGCATACCATGAGGCCCTTGAACGATTCGCATCCGAATTTGGCAGCCTTGAAGATGGACATGCATCTTCCAAGGTCATAAAAAAAGTATTTGGCTAA
- a CDS encoding glycosyltransferase family 2 protein, producing the protein MTKLVSIIIPVYNSAPFLKECLDSVAAQTYRPLEVIIINDGSTDNSEEIIRTYLDTYSFFSYVSQENHGLGYTRNKGINLSRGESIFFLDSDDIIPEHAIEMLTRAKEKCGADFAAGKVLRFTNERNYIPVRHHEFGLYEKDTCIALSSEPRLVQDSIACNKLWSASFLKEHSLYFEEGKYYEDMHLTLKAAVLARKIAIVKEPVYLWRVREEANSPSITQQRMKLRNTLDRITALNLNKEWLTKTGINQKIATEHDLKALLDVLRLHVEKYALVDKTDREDWQKAICSFLSDFSAAAIALLPHKEKTLYDLAVSGQLSDLLLFSQLYTGTETMPIVHQSENRFYLKGAEATYDITADIKPHASVVDFEEQEGKWSLRGKLKVPKASQSPSGRFYATGKKFKKEVTLSSVTFEPIPNKSFYPFEKQTFTLLLHSDEFKDKQLENGYDFYFCLDGGKPVRIKASKSLELRLVSYQTSKRKVSLYRTEYGNLSLQVHKGFFYNLLRKIYRLIK; encoded by the coding sequence ATGACAAAACTCGTTTCAATCATTATTCCCGTATACAATTCAGCTCCCTTTTTGAAGGAATGTCTGGATTCCGTGGCAGCCCAGACATACAGGCCTCTGGAGGTCATTATTATTAATGACGGTTCAACCGATAACAGCGAGGAAATCATCCGTACGTACCTGGACACCTACTCCTTTTTTTCTTACGTCTCCCAGGAAAACCATGGTCTTGGCTATACAAGAAACAAAGGCATAAACTTAAGCCGCGGAGAATCGATCTTTTTTCTCGATTCTGATGATATCATTCCGGAACATGCCATTGAAATGCTGACTCGGGCAAAGGAAAAATGTGGAGCAGATTTTGCAGCTGGAAAAGTTCTCCGTTTTACAAATGAACGAAACTACATACCTGTCAGGCACCATGAATTCGGTCTATATGAGAAAGATACCTGTATTGCCCTGTCCTCCGAGCCACGGCTTGTACAGGATAGCATTGCCTGCAATAAGCTTTGGAGTGCATCTTTTCTTAAAGAACACAGCCTTTATTTCGAAGAAGGCAAGTATTATGAAGATATGCATTTGACTTTAAAGGCGGCTGTATTGGCTAGGAAAATCGCAATTGTAAAAGAGCCTGTTTATTTATGGCGTGTCCGGGAGGAAGCAAACAGCCCTTCGATTACCCAGCAGCGAATGAAATTGAGGAATACACTGGATCGGATTACCGCCCTAAACCTGAACAAGGAATGGCTGACTAAAACCGGAATAAATCAAAAAATAGCAACCGAGCATGACCTGAAAGCCCTTTTGGATGTGCTTAGGCTCCATGTGGAAAAATATGCTCTCGTAGACAAGACGGATCGGGAAGATTGGCAAAAGGCCATATGCTCCTTCCTTTCTGATTTTTCAGCAGCCGCAATCGCCCTGCTGCCGCATAAAGAAAAAACTCTATATGATTTAGCAGTCTCCGGACAATTAAGTGACCTTCTTCTTTTTTCACAGCTATATACCGGAACTGAAACAATGCCAATTGTCCATCAATCAGAAAATCGATTCTATCTAAAAGGGGCAGAAGCCACTTACGATATCACTGCAGATATTAAACCACATGCCTCCGTAGTAGATTTTGAAGAGCAGGAAGGAAAATGGAGTTTAAGAGGAAAGCTGAAGGTTCCCAAGGCTTCCCAATCCCCTTCTGGAAGGTTTTACGCAACAGGTAAAAAGTTTAAGAAAGAGGTTACTCTTTCTTCCGTTACATTTGAACCAATTCCAAATAAGTCCTTTTATCCATTTGAAAAACAAACCTTTACACTTCTTCTGCATTCAGATGAATTTAAAGATAAACAGCTTGAAAACGGGTACGATTTTTACTTTTGCCTGGATGGCGGAAAACCTGTCCGTATAAAAGCTTCTAAATCACTTGAGCTCAGGCTTGTTTCCTACCAAACGTCCAAAAGGAAGGTTTCTCTCTATAGGACTGAATATGGAAACCTGAGCCTGCAGGTTCATAAAGGATTTTTTTACAACCTTCTAAGAAAGATATATAGGTTAATAAAATAA
- a CDS encoding YfhO family protein, whose amino-acid sequence MFKNDVNIVFRKKIDPFIIILALIVIFLTSIIFYRIFEKGYFFVSLVGDMREQYIHFFNLFHSQIRNGELPFWTWNYGPGGSFWNEFGYYMLGDVFIWPLLLLPQEWFPYSFIPMTIIKIYLISLGTYLLLRKIGTDKKISLTAGIISSLALFNFDHFYTHYFFLNSAVYFPFILLGYERYASQKKFLLLFFMLFLAGISNFYFMFINTLGLIFYILFRYFLINRAQKSFKDFWAFHFRIVGIYLLALGSAMIIFLPSVISLFQSNAFHRPDVINFDNVLGINDLIKKLIWQGGMNFLPLLMLPLFFINGKKYIPHALISIFLFVVVTFQEINRIVGGLSSPYEFRSFFIINTLMIVLAAIALDEINFTKKRNMLVLVLLSTTICFWLEKNPFTHYANIIKYLPIVFALAFIVSQFVGSSKKKYFSLISSMVLIFYPLMLSYSLMNDLLERTEGKDPGSYHKGVWGVLPLMKKSDYENLYNNEKVKYALGQLKADSDFYRINTSDSEILANNSSMTYNYKSFYAYNSMLKWKLQEFEMDFLAQPGSRRLSTLKSHINNTFLNTILNNKYHISFKDKHSNLYGYTPIFEKNGIIIEKNAFYLPFGFMYSSALPDSMLLKYDADLDEVMFNNATVSDSVFKKYNLETKWTYNLKTLGSMSKAKINEATRVKKNNGKLFVDSNKPIEILIPVQKHPESELTLYANIIPYTKNDGITMNAITSGGKNLVFEKNMRYNQYDLYQYHHEDTTNKVLFRFGKDRETEWVKLVIQPGRFLIKDINVVAGDYSLYKKKVKEYQNKSLKDLVYGNNFVKGNYKSEENSILFLSIPYSKGWKAQVDGNNVEIFPVHSTYSGIFAPKGEHKIYLNYKPEGFIIGGLISFLSIFILSFNLLKNRYIKIRRTKLRENN is encoded by the coding sequence ATGTTCAAGAATGACGTGAATATAGTGTTTAGGAAAAAAATTGATCCTTTTATAATAATACTTGCTTTAATAGTAATATTTTTGACAAGTATAATTTTCTATAGAATTTTTGAAAAAGGATATTTTTTTGTATCTTTGGTTGGTGACATGAGGGAACAATACATTCATTTTTTTAATTTATTTCACAGTCAAATAAGAAATGGAGAATTGCCATTTTGGACTTGGAACTATGGACCCGGTGGAAGCTTTTGGAATGAATTTGGGTATTATATGCTAGGTGACGTTTTTATATGGCCGCTCCTATTGCTTCCACAAGAATGGTTTCCTTATTCTTTTATACCCATGACGATAATAAAAATATATTTAATCTCTTTAGGGACCTATTTATTATTAAGAAAGATAGGGACAGATAAGAAAATTTCTTTAACAGCTGGGATAATTTCGAGTCTCGCTTTATTTAATTTTGATCACTTTTATACTCATTACTTTTTTCTAAACTCTGCGGTTTATTTTCCATTTATCTTATTGGGTTATGAAAGATACGCAAGTCAAAAAAAGTTTTTGCTTCTATTCTTTATGTTGTTTTTGGCGGGCATAAGTAATTTTTATTTTATGTTCATTAATACACTTGGGCTAATATTCTATATTTTATTTAGATACTTCTTAATTAATAGAGCTCAAAAAAGCTTTAAAGATTTCTGGGCATTTCATTTTAGGATTGTCGGGATATATCTATTAGCACTTGGAAGTGCAATGATAATATTTCTGCCATCAGTAATTAGTTTGTTTCAATCCAATGCTTTTCATAGACCTGATGTTATTAATTTTGATAATGTGCTAGGAATAAACGATCTGATAAAAAAATTAATTTGGCAAGGTGGCATGAACTTTTTGCCATTATTAATGTTGCCGCTTTTTTTTATAAACGGTAAAAAATATATTCCTCATGCACTAATCAGTATTTTTTTATTTGTAGTTGTAACTTTTCAGGAAATTAATAGAATTGTTGGCGGATTAAGTTCACCATATGAGTTTAGGTCCTTTTTTATCATTAATACACTCATGATAGTACTGGCTGCAATTGCTTTGGATGAAATTAATTTTACAAAAAAAAGAAACATGCTTGTATTGGTTTTATTATCAACTACTATTTGTTTTTGGTTGGAGAAAAACCCATTTACCCATTATGCGAACATAATCAAGTATTTACCAATCGTTTTCGCGCTAGCTTTTATCGTATCCCAATTTGTAGGCTCGAGCAAGAAAAAGTATTTTTCTTTAATTAGCTCAATGGTCCTTATTTTCTACCCGCTAATGCTATCTTATAGTTTAATGAATGACCTTTTAGAAAGGACTGAAGGGAAAGATCCGGGGAGCTATCATAAGGGGGTATGGGGTGTACTTCCGTTAATGAAAAAGTCTGATTATGAAAACCTTTATAATAATGAAAAAGTAAAGTATGCACTTGGGCAATTAAAGGCTGACAGTGATTTTTATAGGATTAATACAAGTGATTCTGAGATATTAGCTAATAATTCCTCAATGACTTACAACTATAAAAGTTTTTATGCTTATAATTCAATGCTGAAATGGAAATTACAAGAATTTGAAATGGATTTTCTTGCACAGCCGGGAAGTAGGAGGCTAAGCACACTTAAAAGCCACATAAACAATACCTTTCTAAATACTATTCTAAACAATAAGTATCATATTTCATTTAAAGATAAACATTCTAATCTATATGGGTACACCCCTATTTTTGAAAAGAATGGAATAATCATTGAAAAAAATGCATTCTATTTACCATTTGGGTTTATGTATAGTTCTGCTTTGCCCGATTCCATGTTATTAAAATATGATGCCGATTTAGATGAGGTTATGTTTAATAATGCGACAGTTTCTGATTCAGTTTTTAAGAAATATAATTTGGAGACAAAATGGACATATAATTTAAAAACCTTGGGGAGTATGTCTAAAGCAAAGATAAACGAGGCTACTAGGGTGAAGAAGAATAATGGCAAACTATTTGTCGATTCTAATAAACCGATTGAAATTTTAATACCAGTTCAAAAACATCCAGAATCTGAACTAACACTTTACGCAAATATCATTCCTTATACAAAAAATGATGGTATAACCATGAATGCTATCACTAGCGGTGGAAAGAACTTAGTTTTTGAAAAGAACATGCGCTACAATCAGTATGATTTGTACCAGTATCATCATGAAGATACAACAAATAAAGTTTTGTTTCGGTTTGGTAAGGATCGTGAAACTGAGTGGGTAAAATTAGTCATTCAACCTGGGAGATTTTTAATTAAAGATATAAATGTGGTAGCAGGAGACTATTCTTTATATAAAAAAAAGGTTAAGGAATACCAAAATAAAAGTTTAAAAGATTTGGTTTACGGAAACAATTTTGTTAAAGGAAATTATAAGAGTGAAGAAAACTCTATCCTTTTTCTTTCAATTCCTTATTCAAAGGGGTGGAAAGCACAGGTTGATGGTAATAATGTAGAAATTTTTCCTGTTCACTCGACTTATTCAGGGATATTTGCGCCAAAAGGTGAGCATAAAATTTATCTGAATTATAAACCCGAGGGGTTTATAATTGGAGGCTTAATTTCATTTCTTAGTATATTTATTTTATCTTTTAATTTACTTAAAAATAGGTATATTAAGATAAGAAGAACAAAGCTAAGAGAAAATAATTAA